GATCTCACCCGGAGACCTCTCGCCGGGACCATCTCTCGCGCAAGGCACTGCGGCCGATGGCATCGCAGTCATTCCGCCTTCCGGTTGCCGTCCCCGAAACCGGGTCGTGAAGGCAGTTCACCTTGAGGAGTCGGACCAATGATCAATGCCAAACCCTTTCACGACCTCGATGTCATCTATCACGACGAGCCCGAGGTCCTGCGGCAAGCCGCCGCCGAGGATTTCTCGCTTCATATCGTGCCGCCAAGCTGGCGAAGTTCGCGCTTTTCGCTCTCGATGGCCTGGTTCGGGCTGATGAGCGCGATGTTCTGGGTCGTGGTCGGCAGCACCGTGGCGCTCACCGTCGGCACGATCAACACGCTGATCGGCATCGCACTTTCGACCGTGGTTTACGGCGTCCTTTGCGGGATCGCGGCGCGCTTTGCCGCGCGCAGCGGCACCAGCGTCGCGCTGTTTTCGCGCGCGGTCTTCGGGCAGGTCGGCGCGACCTTCGCGGCTTTGCTCTTTGGCGTCACCATCACCTATTACGCCATTGCCGAGGGCTCGATTGTCGCGATCGCGCTTCAGGATTATTTCGGCGGGCCGATGAGCCTGTGGTATTTCATCGTCTGCCTTTACAGCGCGCCGCTGGTGATGCGCGGCGTGCGAACCTGGCTTGACCGGATCAACGGCATCCTTCTGCCGCTTTACGTCTTCGGCCTGCTGGCCTGCGTGATCTGGGCCATCGCCAAACACGGCTATTCCGGGGCGTGGCTGACCCAGCTTCCCGCCGGTCATGCCGATCTTGGCGTGCCCGGTTGGTGGTTTGCCTTCACCGTCTATATGGGCGTCTGGGTCGTGGTGATGATGACCTGGGATGTCGCGCGCTTTGGCCGCCCCGCAGATGCGCGCTACAATGGCCGCGTCACTTTCGGCATCCCCTTCTTCTTCGTGACCCTGCTCATCAATGGCGCGGTCGGCATGTTCATCGCGGCGACGATCCCGATCAATGGCCCGCTCTCCGAGACCTCGGCGATCATCGGCATTGTCGCGCTGATGGGACCTTTCGGGGTGCTGCTGGTCTGGGCGAGCCAGACGCGGATCAACACGATCAACTTCTATCTCTCCTCGACCAATATGCAGAATTTCTTTGCCCGCGCCTTCAAGATCTCTTGGCCGCGCACGGTCTGGGTGGTGATTATGACCGTGGTTATCTTCCTGATCATGCTGACGAATGTCTTCGGCTATCTGCTGGTCACGCTGCAATTCCAAGGCGTCATTATCGTGGCTTGGGTCGGGGTGGCGATGACCCATATCGCCTGGTGCAAGCTACGCGGCATCCGCGCCGATCAGCTCGAATTCCGCCCCGGACGCGTGCCGCTGGTCAATCCGGGCGGGCTCGGCGCCTGGGTGATCGCCTCGGCGATGGGCTGCTATCTCATGGTCTTTGGCGGCAGTTTCGGCGGCATCTGGGCCCCGCCGATCACGCTGGCGATTGCGGTTGCGATCTATGCCGGCGCGCTTGGCGTGGCGCGGCGCGGCTGGTTTGTCGAGGATCGCCCGCATGATCCGCGCACCGAGGTCGATGACCCGTGGCAGGCCCGCATCCGCTGTCATCATTGCCAGCAGGCCTATATCGCCCATGAGATGGACCGCGACCCTTCCGCCGATCATCAGCCGATCTGTCTGGCCTGCGCCGCCGATCGCAGCGAATTCCTGATCGCCGCCCGCGCCGAGGCCCGCGCCTTTGCCGAGCCGACCGAGGAAACCGGCCTCGCGACGCCCTGACGCCTCGCGATCCTCGCGGGCAAGACCCTCGCCGCGCGCCCCGGTCTCATGGCCAAGGGCGCGCGGCTTTCGTGCAACGCAGCCGTGGCGCAAAGCGCGCGCAGCTTGGCGCTTTCCTTGACAGACGCGCGCGGCTTTCCCAGATTGCCCGCATGAGACAGACCCAATCTGAGACCGTATAAAGCCCCGCGCCATCCTCTCGCCGTCGCAAGGACGTAAGCCAAGAGAGATGACGAGGGGCCGTCTTCAAACGTCACCGCGGGCCAAGCGCCCGCAAGTTTGAATGATGCGCCATGAGCACGCTCATGGCGGACGGTAGGATTCCATCATGAATATCTCGAAAATCGAGCGCCGCGCGCTCGAAATGCTGTCCTTTGGCGGCAGGATCATCGTTGAAAAAGCCGGGCGCACCACTTTGGTCGAGGTCAGTTTCGTCAGCCGCGAGGGCTGGTTTCTCGACGGGATCGGGGAAAAAGAGTTCCGCGCTTTGCGCAGCAAAAAGCTGATCCTGTCGCGCAATGGCGGCGATTACCGCATCACCCGCAAGGGGATCGAGGCCCTGCAACAAGCGCGCCGCCCCTGAGTGCGTCCCTGAGCCAGCCCCGGAGCGCGCCTGTGATCGCGCGGGCCTGTCCCTCGGCACCAGCCGCGCAGGGGCAGGCTTTCCAAGACCCGGGGGGCCGCGCTCAGCCGCGCGGCCCTCTTCTCAGGTGCAAACCCAAGCCTTGCAATGCCGCGCGCGACCTCTTAGGTTCGGGCCTCCCAATCATCGGAGATGCCCTGAACATGGATAAAACCCTCGCCGCCTTCGCCCTTCCGGTTCCGCAGCGAGATGTTTTGCCCCATGACCTCCCCGATTTCTTCCCCGTTTTCCGCCTCCGCCTCCGCCACCGTCACGCTTGCCGGGCTCTCCTGGTCCACGCCTGACGGCCGCGCGCTTTTCAGCGGGCTCGACCTTGGCTTCGGCCCTGAACGCACCGGCATCGTCGGGCGCAATGGCACGGGCAAAAGCACGCTTCTGCGGCTGATCGCGGGCGATCTCGCGCCAGCCTCGGGGCGGGTGCAGGTCACGGGCCGGATCGCGATGATGCGCCAAGAGGCGATGGTCGCGCGCCATGACACGATTGCCGATCTCTTTGGCCTGCGCGCGGCGCTGACGCTGCTGGATCGTGCGGAGGCCGGGCTTGCCTCGCTCGAAGAGCTCGCCGAGGCCGATTGGACCCTGCCCGCGCGGCTGGACGCCGTGCTTGAACGCAGCGGCCTTGCCATCAGCCCCGAGACCCCGCTTGCGACGCTGTCGGGCGGGCAGCGCAGCCGCGCGGCTTTGGCCGGGCTGATCCTCGATGCGCCCGATCTTTTGCTGCTCGACGAACCGACGAACAACCTCGACCGCGCCGGGCGCGCGGCGGTGATCGGGCTGTTGCGCGACTGGACGGGCGGCGCGATCATCGTCAGCCATGACCGCGAACTCCTTGAGGAAATGGATGCGATCGTCGAGCTGACCTCGCTTGGCGCGACGCGTTATGGCGGCAATTACAGCGCCTTCCGCCAGAAAAAGGACGAGGAGCTGGCCACTGCCGCGCGCGGTCTAGCCCATGCCGAAAAGACCCGCAGCGAGATCGCGCGCCGCGCCCAGGACGCCGTCGAGCGCAAGGCGCGCCGCGACAGCGCGGGCGCGCGCGGCCGGGCCAAGGGCGATCAGCCGAAGATCCTGATGGATGCCGCCAAGGGCCGGGCCGAGGCTTCGGCGGGGGCCGGGGCGCGGCTGCGCGAGGCGCGGGGCGCCGCCGCCGATCAGGCCTTTGAGCGCGCGCGGGCGCGGATCGAGATCCTGACGCCGCTTGCGATGGAGGTGCCGCCAAGCGGGCTCGCAGCGGGCCGCGTCGCGCTGCGGCTGAGCGATCTGTGCGGCGGCCATGACCCCGCGCGCCCGCTGATCCGGGGCCTGTCGCTGACGCTCACCGGGCCCGAACGCGTCGTGCTGACGGGTCCGAACGGCAGCGGCAAGACCACGCTTCTCAAGCTCATCACCGGCGAGATCGCGCCGCAATCGGGCCGGGTCGAGCGCCCGGTTCCGATGGCGCGTCTCGATCAGCATATGGCGCTGCTCGCGCCGGGCGAGAGCCTGCGCGACAATTACCGCCGCCTGAACCCCGGCAGCGATGCGGGTCAGGCCCATGCCGCGCTGGCGCGGTTCGGCTTTCGCGCCGCTGATGCGCTGCGCCCGGCGGGGCAACTCAGCGGGGGCGAGCGGCTGCGCGCGGGGCTCGCCTGCACGCTCGGCGGCGCGCCGGTGCCGATGCTTCTGATCCTCGACGAGCCGACGAACCATCTCGACCTCGACGGCATCGCCGCGCTGGAGGCCGCGCTCGCCCGCTATGACGGCGCGGTGCTGGTCGTCTCGCATGACGAAAGTTTCCTGGCCGCGCTTGGGCCAAGCCGTCGGATCACGCTTGGGGCGTGAGGGCGGGCGGCCTCAGCCGCCCTGCCCGACCCGCGCGCGCCCCTGCCGCGCGGCGAGCCAGATCAGCGCCAGCGCGGCGGCGGCGAGCCAAGGCAGCAGCATCAGGTTCAGCCGCTGCCAGCCGAGATGGTTCAGCAGCGTCGCCGCGCCAAAAGAGCAACCGATCCCGATCGCGAAAATCGTCATGTCATTGGTGGCCTGCGCGCGGCCGCGCTCGGCTGCGGTGTAAGTCGTGGTCAGCAGCGTCGTGCCACCGATGTACAGGAAGTTCCAGCCAATCCCGAGCAGCACCAAGGCGCTGGCAAAAGAGGAAAATCCGGTGCCGGTCATAGTCAAAAGGACATGGCCGGTCAGCACCGCGACCCCGGTCAGCATGATGCGCAAGGTGCCAAAGCGGGAAACCAGCGCGCCGGTGAAGAAGGATGGCAGGAACATGCCCAAAACATGCATCTGGATCACCGTGGTCGAGGCGTCGAGCCCGTGGTGATGCGCCTTCATCGCCAAAGGCGTCGCGGTCATGGCAAGGATCATCACGCCATAACCCGTCGCCGCGCCAAAGAGCGCGACAAGATAGGCGGGCTGGCTCACGATCTCGCGCCAGCTTCGCCCGGAGCCCACGGCGGCGACGGGGGCCGCGCCGCCGCGGCCCAGCCCCAAAAGCACCAGCATCGCCGCGATGGAAATCGCGGAAAGCAGCAGGAAAGAGCCCGAATATTCGACCGCCAGAAGCCCCGCGCCATAGCGGCCAAGCAAAGGCCCGAAGAGCGCGGCAATGACGCCGCCCGCCATGACCAGCGAAATCGCGCGGGCGCGGAAGGCGTCATCGGCAACCTCTCCGGCGGCGAAACGGTAAAATTGCGCGAAAGATTGATAGGTGCCGATCAGGAAGGTGCCAAATGCGAGCAGGATCAGCGAGCTGATCCAGATCCCCGCCGCCGCGACCAGCCCGCCCGCGACGCCAAGCCCTGCGCCCAGGAGGAATCCCGGCCGCCGTCCGACCCGCGCCATCCACATCGAGGCGGGAAACATCGCCGCCGCCGTGCCCAGAAACATCGCGCCGACCGGCAGGGTCGCGAGCGCCGGATGGGGCGCGATCTTCGCCCCCGCAAGCGCGCCCACCGCCATCACCATGACCGAGGCGGTCTGGAAGAGGGCCTGTGCGGCGGCAAGGACGAAAACCTGAGCCCGCGCCGGGCTCGCCGAGATCGGACGGGGGGAAATCTGGGGGTCGGGCATCAGCGCGCTCCTGCGGCATTGCCGGAGGACAGGCCGCATGTTATGATTCATTCAATAATTATGTTGAATGAAATAACGTTCCCATGTCCAACCTGTCAATCGCCAATCCGAAAGCGGCGCTCTATGAGCAATTCGCAGGCGTCGCCAAGTCGCTGGGAAATCCGCAACGCCTTGAAATCATCGAACATCTTGCCCAAGCACCGCGCAGCGTCGAGGCCCTGGCGGCTAAGCTGTCTTTGCCCGTCGCCAATGTCTCGCAGCATCTTCAGGCGATGCGCCGGGCCGGGCTTTTAAGCACGAGGCGCGACGGGAAGTTCGTGATTTATCACCTCTCGGGTGACAGCGTGCTCGCGGCTTTCGCTGCGATTCGCGCGGTGGCCGAGCAGCAATCCGCCGAGGTCGAGCGCGTCGTGCGCGGCTGGTTCGACGCCCGTGACGATGCCGAGCCGGTCTCGCATGAGGAACTCTCCGCGCGGATGGAGGCCGATCTCGTCACCGTCATCGACGTGCGCCCCGCCGATGAATTCGCGCTTGGCCATCTGCCCGGCGCGATCAATCTGCCGCTGCAAGAGCTGGTGGAGGATCTGCGGCAGGATCTCGAGGGACATCTCGGGCGGCTTGGCGCGCGGCTTGGCGGGCAGCTTGGCGCGGGCCGTGAAATCGTCGCCTATTGTCGCGGCCCGTGGTGCGTTTTGTCCTTCGAGGCGGTCGCGATGCTGCGCCAGCATGGGCTGCAAGCGCGCCGTCTGAAGGACGGCCTGCCGGAATGGCGCGCGGCGGGCTATGCGGTCGAGACCTGACGCGCCCCGCTCTAAGGCGCCCGGCCAAAGCGCTTGACCCGGCCCTGCGATTGGCAAAAGCCTGACCGCATCGCTGACAACAGGAACTGCCCCATGCCCCAGATCATCGACACCGCAACGCGCAAGCTGCTGGTTCTGGAAGAGACCGGCCCGGCGCTCGAAAAACCGAGCGATGCCAATGACATCCTGTCTCTGGCCAGCGCGGCAGGGGCGGATTTCGTTGCGATTCCAGCGAGCCGGCTCGGCCCCGATTTCCTGCGGCTTGAAACCCGGCTTGCGGGCGAGGTCTTTCAGAAATTCGTAAACTACCGCCTTGGCTGCGCCATTCTGGGCGATCTGTCCGCGGCACTGGCGGCGAGCAAGGCTCTGCGTGATTTCGTCGGCGAGACCAACAAGACCGCGAACAAAGACGGCGCGATCTGGTTCGCGCAAGATCTCGACGCACTTCTGGCGCGGCTGGCCTAGGGCTGCTGGTCGGGGTCAACCGTCCGTCGCCAATCCGTTCGACAAGCTCCCTTCTGGAGCATTCAAGATGATTACCCTCGCCGTCTTACGCTTCGCATCCAGGGTTTGATGCTGTCGCCCATGGTTACACTCATTGCGACGCTCTCCCTCGTCGAATGAGCAGAATTTCGCTGGGAAATACCAAGGTCATGATCTTGATTTCACTCGATGCGCATTCAAACTGAACCGAGTTCCGCTCAAATGGCGAAGTAAATTTCACCTTTTTGTGATGCAGGCAAAATTCCGCCGCAAGTGCGAAAAGCTAAGCGAAGTATCGCAACGGACTGCCTTCCGATTACCGGCATGAATTCCATTAAATCCGACAGTTAGCCGAAGTTATCCATTGTCGAATTAGACGGCAGAATAGACTGAAAGTTTTCTTTTGCGCACGCGGCAGCAATGTTAGCTTCGAAATTGTCAAGAAATAGAAATTGAATTGCTGTTTCTTGATTTAATTCTGCAAATGGAGGACTAAACATGACGAAAGACACTTTCGACACCCATGTCTTCGACATTGCCGGAGACGATCATCTGGACCTCTTCGCTGAAGAGCTTCCCGAACAAGTGCAACTGCTGTCCGACTGCCTCAGCTCGGCAAGTTCGGCAAGCTGCTGCACCTGTACGGGCAGCTTCGGCTCGGTTGGGTCTGTGATCAGCTGCGGCTAAGCAGATCAGCCAAAACGAACGAGAGATAACCATTCGTCTTTTACAAGGCGCATGATCATCTCTCGCCGCGATGGCTTGGCTGGCGGATCTGTTTTCGAGACCGAATCCGTCAGCCTCCACACATATTCTTCATACCATAGCACGATATAAAAGTCCACTGATTCCGCTTTTGCGGGCTCGGAGAAGTTTTCCCAAAAGGCGGCGAAATCCCGCCCATGGAAGGAGAAGTTCCGATGCAGATTACAATCGAAGTGCCATCCGGATTACGCCAATATTGTAATGGCGCGCGAGAAATCAGAGTCTCCGATTCCACGAATTTCCCTACAATGATCATGCAATTGTCGGCGCATTATCCCGGCCTGACCCGACGCATTGTTGCCCCTGGTGGCGGATTTTATGACTTCGTCGGTGTCTTTCTCAATCAGAAAAGTCTCGCCGGAACGGCCTCGGACGAAATCAAGCTTCAGGACGGTGATGTGGTCTCATTGATCCCCGCAATGGCGGGAGGCTAAGATGGGACATTTCGACCGGATTGGTGGACGGCGCCCGAAGATCGGGAGCCTCAACCCGCAGCAATTCGCGCGCTACCGTCGGCAACTCATCCTCGATCAGATCGGTGTTGGCGGCCAACTCGCGCTGACGAGATCGCGGGTTCTGGTGATCGGCACAGGCGGTCTGGGCGCGCCCGCACTTCTCTATCTTGTCGCGGCGGGGGTCGGACAGATCGTCCTCGTTGATTTCGACACAGTCGATGAATCCAATCTGCACCGCCAAATTCTCTTTGCAGAACAAGATATTGGCCGCGCCAAAACGCTGGCCTCACAGGAGCGCCTGGGCGCGCTCAACAGCGACGTCGAGATCGTCGTAATCGAAGAGCGGTTGAGCGACGACAATGCCCGAAGCATCATCCGCGACTGCGATGTCGTGGTTGACGGCACCGATAATTTCCGCGCCCGCTACGCGATCAACGACGCAGCCGTCGCGGCGGGGATCCCGATTGTATCCGCGTCGGTCATGCAGTTCGAAGCCCAACTAAGCGTGCTCGATCCCGCCGCGGGCGGTCCCTGCTATCGCTGTCTCTATCCCAATGCTCCGCCACCCGATTTAGCGCCAAGCTGTGCAGAAGCCGGAGTCGTTGGGGTATTGCCCGGCATTATTGGCTGCCTGCAAGCGAATGAGGTTATCAAGCTGATTTGTGGTTTCGGCAGGCCAATGATCGGGCGTCTGCTGACCTTTGAAGCGACAGAAACCACGTTTCGCGAATTCGCAATTCGCCGCCGAATGGATTGCCCCTGTTGCGCTGAAGTGCAGCCCCGGCTCCCGCGTGAAACTCACCGCGAGGTGACCGAAATCTCCTGCGCCGAGTTACGCGAACTTCTGGGCGAGAACAGGGCCTTGACGCTTCTTGATGTGCGGGATGAGAATGAACGCATCTACCGTATCGCCGCATCTCAAGGCATTCCCCTTAGCGAAATCATCGACCGACTGGCCGAAATCCCCAAAGACCGCGCTATCATTTGCATTTGCCAAAAGGGCAAACGCTCGCATCTGGCCGCGCAAATATTGATGTCCGCCGGGTTTACGGAAGTTTACAGCGTCAAAGGCGGTATGGATGAATGGGGGCGCCGCAATGCGTGACACGGCGATATTTACCCCTTTCGCGATTTCGTCGCTGCCCAGATTGCAACGGCAACACCCACGCCGACCGCAATCGAGACGCCAGCATTGCTTGAACGCGACATGGCCAAGGCCACAGCAAGGCCAACAGCTATCGCAACAGCCGTCGAGGTTGATCCGCGCATCGTGTTCTCCCTTCGCTGACAGGAACGGCTTTTCCCGTTTCCGTCGGCGAGGCTAGCACGGACGCTTTTCGTCTACCACCGACCCAAGGAGGTCCCAATGACCCCGAGAACCGGCCTTTCCACGCTCGCCTATTCCGCCCCGCATATTCAGGATTCCGAGAGCCTTGCCGCAACAGAAAACCGCCCCTTCGCGATTAAAACATCGAACCTTTTCAAGACCTACCGAAATGGCGGTAAAGTCGTCGATGCTCTGGGCGGGGTGGAACTCGCAGTCGAGCGTGGCGAGTTCATCGGCGTGCTTGGTCCGAATGGTGCAGGCAAAACCTCGCTCATCGAAATCCTCGAAGGGATCCGTCAACCCGATCAAGGCGAGGTCGAGGTTTTGGGAACAAAGGTGCAGGATCAAAAGGCCATGCAAAAGGTCCGGGCTCGGATCGGGATCGCGCTGCAACATTCGGTTCTTCCCCCCTTAACCACAGTCGCCGAGCTCTTGTCATTCCAGCGCGGGCTTTATGACAGCAAAGTCGATCCCGAAATGATCATGGACCTTGTCGGGCTCAGCGATCAGCGTGCCAAGCGGGTTGGCGGCCTGTCGGGCGGGCAGCAGCAACGCGTCGCGATTGCGATGGCTTTGATGGGCGATCCCGATCTGATGTTTCTCGACGAGCCCACATCGCAACTCGATCCCCATGCCCGGTTGGCGCTTTGGGAAATCCTCTATGCACAGCGCAACCGCCGCAACACATCGGTGCTGATCACCACCCATCAGATGGAAGAGGCGCAGCGGATCTGTGACCGCGTCTTGATCATCGACAAGGGCAAGATCATTGCCGAAGGCGCGCCGAACGATTTGATCCGCCGCCATTTTCGCCATCGCCGCGTCTATTTCGTGACCGCGGGCGATGTGCAGATAGAGACCAGCCAGAGCGATCATCAGGTCATCCAGCTTCGCGACGGGCGCGCCCAACATCAGATCCTCTCGAGCGCGCCGCTAGAGATGCTTGCAGAGATGTCCGCGCGATATGGCGACAAGCTGACCGAAGTCAGCATCGCTGAGCCGACGCTTGAAGATCTGTTCTTGAAACTTACCCCACATGCAGCCCGGAGGGTTCAGTGATGTCGCGCAGCCGGATCCTTGCCTTAATGCAATCGCAATTCATCGAGATGCGCCGCGATTTCGGCGCGATGTTCCTGACGTTCCTGTTCCCGCTGTTTTTCGTCGTGATCCTGACCGGCTCGGCGCTGGTGCGATCCAATCCAACTTTTGACTTCGGCTTTGTCGATCAGACCAAAAGCGCCGAGGCCCAGCAATTCGCCGATGCGCTTGCCTCGCAAAATATCGCAATCAAAACCTATTCCGACGAGGCCACCCTTCGGTCCGCGCTCACGCGGCGCGACGTGACGGCCGCCGTGATCCTGCCCGAGGGCTGGACTCCCACGGCGACAGGCCCGCGCGTGCGCGTCGTCGCGGATACGACGACGGCGGGCCTTGCGGAAACCGTGGTGAACGCCGCCCGCGCCAAAATCAAGTTGGGCCAAGGCGAGACGGCCGATGCCATCCCGTTTGAGATGACGACGGTCGAAGGCAGCAATGCCGAATTCAACTTCATCTATCCCGGGATGCTCGCGCTGGCCTTGGTGCAGATGGGGCTATTCATGACC
This genomic stretch from Paracoccus aminophilus JCM 7686 harbors:
- a CDS encoding purine-cytosine permease family protein, yielding MINAKPFHDLDVIYHDEPEVLRQAAAEDFSLHIVPPSWRSSRFSLSMAWFGLMSAMFWVVVGSTVALTVGTINTLIGIALSTVVYGVLCGIAARFAARSGTSVALFSRAVFGQVGATFAALLFGVTITYYAIAEGSIVAIALQDYFGGPMSLWYFIVCLYSAPLVMRGVRTWLDRINGILLPLYVFGLLACVIWAIAKHGYSGAWLTQLPAGHADLGVPGWWFAFTVYMGVWVVVMMTWDVARFGRPADARYNGRVTFGIPFFFVTLLINGAVGMFIAATIPINGPLSETSAIIGIVALMGPFGVLLVWASQTRINTINFYLSSTNMQNFFARAFKISWPRTVWVVIMTVVIFLIMLTNVFGYLLVTLQFQGVIIVAWVGVAMTHIAWCKLRGIRADQLEFRPGRVPLVNPGGLGAWVIASAMGCYLMVFGGSFGGIWAPPITLAIAVAIYAGALGVARRGWFVEDRPHDPRTEVDDPWQARIRCHHCQQAYIAHEMDRDPSADHQPICLACAADRSEFLIAARAEARAFAEPTEETGLATP
- a CDS encoding YjhX family toxin encodes the protein MNISKIERRALEMLSFGGRIIVEKAGRTTLVEVSFVSREGWFLDGIGEKEFRALRSKKLILSRNGGDYRITRKGIEALQQARRP
- a CDS encoding ABC-F family ATP-binding cassette domain-containing protein, which encodes MTSPISSPFSASASATVTLAGLSWSTPDGRALFSGLDLGFGPERTGIVGRNGTGKSTLLRLIAGDLAPASGRVQVTGRIAMMRQEAMVARHDTIADLFGLRAALTLLDRAEAGLASLEELAEADWTLPARLDAVLERSGLAISPETPLATLSGGQRSRAALAGLILDAPDLLLLDEPTNNLDRAGRAAVIGLLRDWTGGAIIVSHDRELLEEMDAIVELTSLGATRYGGNYSAFRQKKDEELATAARGLAHAEKTRSEIARRAQDAVERKARRDSAGARGRAKGDQPKILMDAAKGRAEASAGAGARLREARGAAADQAFERARARIEILTPLAMEVPPSGLAAGRVALRLSDLCGGHDPARPLIRGLSLTLTGPERVVLTGPNGSGKTTLLKLITGEIAPQSGRVERPVPMARLDQHMALLAPGESLRDNYRRLNPGSDAGQAHAALARFGFRAADALRPAGQLSGGERLRAGLACTLGGAPVPMLLILDEPTNHLDLDGIAALEAALARYDGAVLVVSHDESFLAALGPSRRITLGA
- a CDS encoding MFS transporter, with the protein product MPDPQISPRPISASPARAQVFVLAAAQALFQTASVMVMAVGALAGAKIAPHPALATLPVGAMFLGTAAAMFPASMWMARVGRRPGFLLGAGLGVAGGLVAAAGIWISSLILLAFGTFLIGTYQSFAQFYRFAAGEVADDAFRARAISLVMAGGVIAALFGPLLGRYGAGLLAVEYSGSFLLLSAISIAAMLVLLGLGRGGAAPVAAVGSGRSWREIVSQPAYLVALFGAATGYGVMILAMTATPLAMKAHHHGLDASTTVIQMHVLGMFLPSFFTGALVSRFGTLRIMLTGVAVLTGHVLLTMTGTGFSSFASALVLLGIGWNFLYIGGTTLLTTTYTAAERGRAQATNDMTIFAIGIGCSFGAATLLNHLGWQRLNLMLLPWLAAAALALIWLAARQGRARVGQGG
- a CDS encoding ArsR/SmtB family transcription factor; the protein is MSNLSIANPKAALYEQFAGVAKSLGNPQRLEIIEHLAQAPRSVEALAAKLSLPVANVSQHLQAMRRAGLLSTRRDGKFVIYHLSGDSVLAAFAAIRAVAEQQSAEVERVVRGWFDARDDAEPVSHEELSARMEADLVTVIDVRPADEFALGHLPGAINLPLQELVEDLRQDLEGHLGRLGARLGGQLGAGREIVAYCRGPWCVLSFEAVAMLRQHGLQARRLKDGLPEWRAAGYAVET
- a CDS encoding DUF4180 domain-containing protein, which produces MPQIIDTATRKLLVLEETGPALEKPSDANDILSLASAAGADFVAIPASRLGPDFLRLETRLAGEVFQKFVNYRLGCAILGDLSAALAASKALRDFVGETNKTANKDGAIWFAQDLDALLARLA
- a CDS encoding MoaD/ThiS family protein, with translation MQITIEVPSGLRQYCNGAREIRVSDSTNFPTMIMQLSAHYPGLTRRIVAPGGGFYDFVGVFLNQKSLAGTASDEIKLQDGDVVSLIPAMAGG
- the moeB gene encoding molybdopterin-synthase adenylyltransferase MoeB, with amino-acid sequence MGHFDRIGGRRPKIGSLNPQQFARYRRQLILDQIGVGGQLALTRSRVLVIGTGGLGAPALLYLVAAGVGQIVLVDFDTVDESNLHRQILFAEQDIGRAKTLASQERLGALNSDVEIVVIEERLSDDNARSIIRDCDVVVDGTDNFRARYAINDAAVAAGIPIVSASVMQFEAQLSVLDPAAGGPCYRCLYPNAPPPDLAPSCAEAGVVGVLPGIIGCLQANEVIKLICGFGRPMIGRLLTFEATETTFREFAIRRRMDCPCCAEVQPRLPRETHREVTEISCAELRELLGENRALTLLDVRDENERIYRIAASQGIPLSEIIDRLAEIPKDRAIICICQKGKRSHLAAQILMSAGFTEVYSVKGGMDEWGRRNA
- a CDS encoding ABC transporter ATP-binding protein, encoding MTPRTGLSTLAYSAPHIQDSESLAATENRPFAIKTSNLFKTYRNGGKVVDALGGVELAVERGEFIGVLGPNGAGKTSLIEILEGIRQPDQGEVEVLGTKVQDQKAMQKVRARIGIALQHSVLPPLTTVAELLSFQRGLYDSKVDPEMIMDLVGLSDQRAKRVGGLSGGQQQRVAIAMALMGDPDLMFLDEPTSQLDPHARLALWEILYAQRNRRNTSVLITTHQMEEAQRICDRVLIIDKGKIIAEGAPNDLIRRHFRHRRVYFVTAGDVQIETSQSDHQVIQLRDGRAQHQILSSAPLEMLAEMSARYGDKLTEVSIAEPTLEDLFLKLTPHAARRVQ